Proteins from a genomic interval of Streptomyces sp. NBC_01445:
- a CDS encoding HAMP domain-containing sensor histidine kinase, whose translation MTRVAQRLRRLPLRSRLALLVTTAVAVAVAVAATVCWFVVQSALVNSLDDALKGTARLSPDVVARLIDPDGNCRRVVLNPDDPGLFKQVIQIVDRDGNSCVIYGKQSVEVTPADVDVANSKAPDTTHDATAGNGSKYRVYTYPLPEYRAAVSVARPLSEVDDTLGKLGLVLALVAGIGVVGAGAAGLWVARSGLRPVDELTDTVEHVARTEDLTVRIPVEGDDEIARLSASFNSMTASLASSRDLQQQLIADAGHELRTPLTSMRTNIELLTRSDETGRAIPPDDRKALMASLKAQMSELAALIGDLQELSRTGLTAGDAPLKVVALHDTVRTALERAALRGPELTITSELAPWYVRAEPASLERAIVNLLDNAVKFSPPEGTIEVHLMRGRLTVRDHGPGIPADELPYVFDRFWRSQSARALPGSGLGLSIVARTVESCGGTVALGAAEGGGTVATVQLPGAPTPPPEVPEGALDTP comes from the coding sequence GTGACCCGGGTGGCACAGCGGCTGCGAAGGCTTCCCCTGCGGTCGCGGCTGGCGCTGCTGGTGACCACGGCAGTGGCAGTGGCGGTGGCTGTGGCAGCGACGGTGTGCTGGTTCGTCGTGCAGAGCGCGCTGGTCAATTCGCTGGACGACGCTCTGAAGGGCACGGCCCGTCTGAGTCCTGACGTCGTCGCCCGCCTTATCGACCCCGACGGGAACTGCCGCCGCGTCGTTCTGAACCCGGACGACCCCGGGCTCTTCAAGCAGGTCATCCAGATCGTCGACCGGGACGGCAACAGCTGCGTCATCTACGGCAAGCAGTCCGTCGAGGTGACCCCGGCGGACGTCGACGTCGCCAACAGCAAGGCACCGGACACCACCCACGACGCGACGGCCGGCAACGGCTCCAAGTACCGGGTCTACACGTACCCTCTGCCCGAGTACCGGGCCGCGGTGTCCGTGGCCCGGCCGCTCAGCGAAGTCGACGACACACTCGGCAAACTCGGGCTGGTCCTTGCTCTGGTCGCCGGCATCGGTGTCGTCGGTGCCGGTGCCGCCGGACTCTGGGTCGCCCGGTCCGGGCTCCGCCCCGTCGACGAACTCACCGACACCGTCGAGCACGTGGCCCGTACCGAAGACCTCACCGTGCGCATCCCCGTGGAGGGAGACGACGAGATCGCGCGGCTGTCCGCGTCCTTCAACTCCATGACCGCCTCGCTCGCCTCGTCGCGGGACCTCCAGCAGCAGCTCATCGCCGACGCCGGGCACGAGCTGCGCACGCCCCTCACCTCGATGCGCACCAACATCGAGCTGCTCACCCGCAGCGACGAGACGGGCCGCGCGATCCCGCCGGACGACCGCAAGGCGCTGATGGCCTCGCTCAAGGCGCAGATGAGCGAACTGGCCGCGCTCATCGGGGACTTGCAGGAGCTGTCCCGTACGGGCCTGACGGCCGGCGACGCGCCCCTCAAGGTCGTCGCCCTGCACGACACGGTCCGCACCGCGCTGGAGCGCGCCGCGCTGCGCGGGCCCGAGCTGACGATCACCTCCGAGCTGGCGCCCTGGTACGTACGGGCCGAGCCCGCGTCCCTGGAGCGCGCAATCGTGAACCTCCTCGACAACGCGGTCAAGTTCAGCCCGCCCGAGGGCACGATCGAGGTCCACCTCATGCGCGGCCGGCTGACCGTGCGCGATCACGGTCCCGGCATCCCGGCCGATGAACTCCCGTACGTCTTCGACCGGTTCTGGCGCTCGCAGAGCGCGCGGGCGCTGCCGGGTTCGGGTCTGGGCCTGTCGATCGTGGCGCGCACGGTGGAGAGCTGCGGCGGCACCGTCGCGCTCGGGGCCGCGGAGGGCGGCGGCACGGTCGCTACGGTGCAGCTGCCGGGGGCCCCGACGCCTCCGCCGGAGGTCCCCGAAGGCGCGCTGGACACGCCCTAG